The region GATAAATTGATACGTGGTATAGCCCACGTATTAATTTATGATAAAGGAGTTGTTTACCTTGAGCAATATAACATTACCATTTGTAGAGGAATATATTAGAGGAATTTTACCGAGCAATGAAGGACTTTTTCGAGAAATGGAACTGTATGCTGATGAAAATCATGTACCTATAGTTCATAAAGAAGTAGGTGTTTTATTGCAAGTAATTACAAAATCTACTAGGGCAAAAAAAGTATTAGAAGTGGGGACAGCTATTGCCTACTCTACTCTACTATTTTGTGAAGCTATGGGAGATAATGGGCACATAACTACAATTGAAAGAAATGCAAAGAGGATTTGTTTAGCTAGAGAAAATATTAAAAAAGCAAATAAAACTAATAATGTTCATCTACTAGAGGGCGATGCAACGGAAATTTTAAAAAGTTTAGAAGGCAAGTATGATTTAATTTTTTTAGATGGAGCAAAAGGGCACTATAAGGATTTTTTAAATGATTGTATTAATTTATTAAATCCTGGTGGTTTGTTGATTTCAGATAATATATTATATAAGGGCATGGTTGCAACAGATGATTTAGTAGTGCGTAGACAACGAACAATTGTAAATAGAATGCGAGAATATTTACAATACATATGCAATCATTCACAATTAGATACTAGTATTATACCTATAGGAGATGGACTAGCTATTAGTTATAAAAAGTAGGAAGAGTAGGAGGAATAAAAATGAAAAAGGTAGAATTATTAGCACCCGCAGGGGATTTAGAGAGATTAAAAGTTGCAATTATGTATGGAGCAGATGCAGTATATTTAGGAGGACAAATATTTGGTCTAAGAGCTGCGGCTAAAAATTTTAGCTATGAAGATTTAACAGAAGGAGTACGCTTTGCA is a window of Alkaliphilus flagellatus DNA encoding:
- a CDS encoding O-methyltransferase; this encodes MSNITLPFVEEYIRGILPSNEGLFREMELYADENHVPIVHKEVGVLLQVITKSTRAKKVLEVGTAIAYSTLLFCEAMGDNGHITTIERNAKRICLARENIKKANKTNNVHLLEGDATEILKSLEGKYDLIFLDGAKGHYKDFLNDCINLLNPGGLLISDNILYKGMVATDDLVVRRQRTIVNRMREYLQYICNHSQLDTSIIPIGDGLAISYKK